A window of Nocardiopsis sp. Huas11 genomic DNA:
TCGCAGGTTGACCAGGCGCTGGCTGCCACCTGGGTCGACGTGCTCGGCGAGGGATCAATGCCCGATTTACGGACGTTCATTCACTCACATCCGAAAAGAACCGAAAAAGCGCCCGACCGGAGACCGGTCGGGCGCTGTCGACGTACTCGGGGCGCGGTCAGGCGCAGCCGTAGAGGCGGTCGCCGGCGTCGCCCAGACCCGGGAGGATGAAGCCCTGTTCGTTCAGGCGCTCGTCCACGGCAGCGGTCACGACCCGCAGGGTCGCGCCGTGGTCGGGTCGGAGGGTTTCGGCCAGCTTCCGCTCGACGGCTTCCAGGCCCTCGGGCGCGGCCAGGAGGCACAGGGCGGTGATGTGGTCGGCGCCCCGGTCCACCAGGAGCTTGAGCGCCGCCGCCAGCGTCCCGCCGGTGGCCAGCATCGGGTCGAGCACGTAGCACTGGCGGCCGGACAGGTCCTGCGGGAGGCGGTCGGCGTAGGTCGCGGGCTGGAGGGTCTCCTCGTCGCGGGCCATGCCCAGGAAGCCGACCTCGGCCGTGGGCAGCAGGCGGGTCATGCCGTCGAGCATGCCCAGGCCCGCGCGCAGGATCGGGACCACGAGCGGGGTGGGACGCGTGAGTTGCGTTCCGG
This region includes:
- the upp gene encoding uracil phosphoribosyltransferase produces the protein METLVVDHPLVAHKLTTLRDVGTDSPTFRRLTDELVTLLAYEATRDVRVTDVTIRTPLVETTGTQLTRPTPLVVPILRAGLGMLDGMTRLLPTAEVGFLGMARDEETLQPATYADRLPQDLSGRQCYVLDPMLATGGTLAAALKLLVDRGADHITALCLLAAPEGLEAVERKLAETLRPDHGATLRVVTAAVDERLNEQGFILPGLGDAGDRLYGCA